The Elusimicrobiota bacterium genome includes a region encoding these proteins:
- a CDS encoding SGNH/GDSL hydrolase family protein, which translates to MRLLLRLILLAALWAVTDARSGEAPAPLQVLFLGNSYTSVNDLPGTLTAVARSFGDTVAADASVKGGYRLMDHARDEQSLAKIKARPWDFVVLQEQSQMPGFDDSQIDAETVPYAVRLDGLIHAANPRAKTVFFAAWGRKSGDSENCKAIPAVCTYESQQRRITWTFDRLAARTSAVLAPVGTAWSRVRHAHPEIELYDGDGVHPSAAGTYLAACVFYSALLRKGALGASPLGLDPAVARVLQKAAQESVFAPAGRGQR; encoded by the coding sequence ATGAGACTATTGCTCCGGCTTATCCTCCTCGCGGCCCTCTGGGCCGTGACCGATGCTCGGTCAGGGGAGGCCCCCGCCCCACTCCAGGTCCTTTTCCTTGGCAACAGCTACACCTCCGTCAACGACCTGCCCGGCACGCTGACCGCTGTGGCCCGCTCCTTCGGCGACACCGTGGCCGCGGACGCCTCCGTCAAGGGCGGCTATCGCCTCATGGACCATGCCCGGGACGAGCAATCTTTGGCCAAGATCAAGGCCCGCCCCTGGGACTTCGTCGTGCTCCAGGAGCAGAGCCAAATGCCCGGCTTCGACGACTCCCAGATAGACGCTGAGACGGTCCCCTACGCGGTGCGCCTCGATGGGCTCATCCACGCCGCCAACCCCCGGGCCAAGACCGTGTTCTTCGCCGCCTGGGGCCGCAAGAGCGGGGACAGCGAGAACTGCAAGGCCATACCCGCGGTCTGCACCTACGAGAGCCAGCAGCGGCGCATCACTTGGACTTTCGACCGCCTGGCCGCGCGGACCTCCGCGGTCCTGGCCCCGGTCGGCACGGCCTGGAGCCGCGTCCGGCATGCCCATCCCGAGATCGAGCTCTATGACGGCGACGGCGTACATCCCTCGGCCGCCGGCACCTACCTGGCCGCCTGCGTCTTCTACTCGGCCCTGCTGCGCAAAGGGGCGCTCGGCGCCAGCCCCCTCGGCCTGGACCCCGCCGTCGCCCGCGTCCTCCAGAAGGCCGCCCAGGAGAGCGTGTTCGCCCCGGCGGGCCGCGGGCAGCGATGA
- a CDS encoding DUF4384 domain-containing protein codes for MKLSFKTCLAAAALLAAGWTAASAADEAKDSLPDAASQLAAGLLSQASSLRGKSVAVGEIAPPQGGPTELSVRCAEALEAALMLPAKGRELKVLDRRNLESLAKEWELDNKGFIEDSTAKQAGKLLGVDVLLLGKYAFPEKKLIELRASLVDTESGQILAAATSLVKADKRLRAASEKLAPEPAAKAAPRPGKAEPLKVEVWTDKTEYKPGEKFRVSVKANQDCHLTLIDVGTSGSVSVIFPNHQAPDNAVKAGVTYTIPDPAAGFEFEVSGPAGRELVRAIASHEPAVDLADAVGKTTAESPFAELKDEAPALTRDIHVKAKKAKPGEWSEAVLQLKIR; via the coding sequence ATGAAACTCTCCTTCAAGACCTGCCTAGCCGCCGCGGCCTTGCTGGCCGCGGGCTGGACCGCCGCGTCCGCCGCCGACGAAGCCAAGGACTCTTTGCCGGACGCCGCGTCCCAGCTCGCGGCCGGACTGCTCTCCCAGGCCTCGTCTTTGCGGGGCAAGAGCGTGGCCGTCGGTGAGATCGCGCCCCCGCAGGGTGGCCCCACCGAGCTCTCGGTGCGGTGCGCCGAGGCCCTGGAGGCCGCCTTGATGCTCCCGGCCAAGGGGCGGGAGCTCAAGGTGCTCGACCGCCGCAACCTGGAGTCCTTGGCCAAGGAGTGGGAGCTCGACAACAAGGGCTTCATCGAGGATTCCACCGCCAAGCAGGCCGGCAAGCTGCTGGGCGTAGACGTCCTGCTGCTGGGCAAGTACGCGTTCCCGGAGAAGAAGCTCATCGAGCTGCGCGCCTCTTTGGTGGACACCGAGTCCGGGCAGATCCTGGCCGCGGCCACGTCTTTGGTCAAGGCCGACAAGCGCCTGCGCGCGGCGAGCGAGAAGCTCGCGCCCGAGCCGGCGGCCAAGGCCGCGCCCCGGCCCGGCAAGGCCGAGCCGCTCAAGGTCGAGGTCTGGACCGATAAGACCGAGTACAAACCCGGAGAGAAGTTCCGGGTCAGCGTGAAGGCCAACCAGGACTGCCATCTGACCCTCATCGACGTGGGCACCAGCGGCTCGGTCAGCGTCATCTTCCCCAACCATCAGGCCCCGGACAACGCGGTCAAGGCGGGCGTGACCTACACCATACCGGACCCGGCCGCGGGCTTCGAGTTCGAGGTGAGCGGCCCGGCGGGCAGGGAGCTGGTGCGCGCCATCGCCTCGCATGAGCCGGCCGTGGACCTGGCCGACGCGGTGGGCAAGACCACGGCCGAGAGTCCCTTCGCCGAGCTCAAGGATGAGGCCCCGGCCCTGACCCGGGACATCCACGTGAAGGCCAAGAAGGCCAAGCCCGGAGAGTGGAGCGAGGCGGTCCTGCAGCTGAAGATCCGTTAG
- a CDS encoding CHAT domain-containing protein, whose translation MTRIMPAPPDFMVKIRLDGPFDKDIPAESVKQLKGASVGADWGIPYIFMSVGMHFESLGDETRTLHFYDRALSEFRKRGNAGGEGSALNRKVFALYEFGRVREAFDLIRQKEKDWPSAPMDAFVAHNYGHYHLMNGDYAQALSDFQRSCAANEGYGKDFDFMMLRRDSELESGIAAILADYVPRMTKKYSLLDFDPAMLAAIRARQDEGIAHLRRVLDLNSAIRKTKPGSFTPPDVFRIMETNVNNFLGLAAGIKGDWDTAFNHLDRASRLAREEGYRVGEVDSLFFREQVFLLKQDITAGLKAARELNELADRYRFPFYQIWAKFILSRYETGFGNAPGAIAALKEAAAIIEAQRSALVIDQLKESYLFNRQVVYEALVEVLAREGDSAGALDYAEHSKARLLVDLLAGQDLGRSPAERSLLRQEQAADQEVAGLGKRLAAARSDPAAQELLAGLAKAEGAYRDIVVKVKRENTELASLVSVQSPAPSVIQARLPADTALLDYFVTDQTLYVWAVDRDKVHLERVKLGREDLRALVASFLKAIQAKDQAATKALSQKLYDILLKPILPFVTAPNIGLAPHDALYYLPFSALSDQGKYLIESRALFSLPNAGVLEYLAERKPQASLRVLAFGNPDLGRREFDLPSAEAEVAAIKGRFPSAVVFTGKAATGEKAKELLGGDFDVAHFAAHGNYSEETPLESGLLLAPTAADAGRLSALDIFKLRFKGSAVVLSACKTALGRSATGSEIVGLNRSFLYAGAPSVLATLWSIDDKATAELMGSLYAGLEKKEGLAESLRLAQLEMVRKGLAPYFWAAFLVTGRG comes from the coding sequence CCCCTACATCTTCATGAGCGTGGGCATGCATTTCGAGTCCTTGGGCGATGAGACCAGGACCCTGCATTTCTATGACCGGGCGCTGTCCGAGTTCCGCAAGCGCGGCAACGCCGGCGGCGAGGGCTCGGCGCTGAACCGCAAGGTCTTCGCCCTCTACGAGTTCGGCCGGGTGCGCGAGGCCTTCGACCTGATCCGGCAGAAGGAGAAGGACTGGCCGTCCGCCCCAATGGACGCCTTCGTCGCCCACAACTACGGGCACTACCACCTCATGAACGGCGACTACGCCCAGGCCCTGTCGGATTTCCAGCGCTCCTGCGCCGCCAACGAGGGCTACGGCAAGGACTTCGACTTCATGATGCTGCGGCGCGACTCCGAGCTGGAGAGCGGCATCGCGGCCATCCTCGCCGACTACGTGCCGCGCATGACCAAGAAATACAGCCTCCTGGATTTCGATCCGGCCATGCTCGCCGCCATCCGCGCCCGCCAGGACGAGGGGATCGCGCATCTGCGGCGGGTCCTCGACCTCAACTCCGCCATCCGCAAGACCAAGCCGGGCTCCTTCACCCCGCCCGACGTGTTCCGGATCATGGAGACCAACGTCAACAACTTCCTGGGCCTGGCCGCCGGGATCAAGGGGGATTGGGACACCGCCTTCAATCACCTGGACCGAGCCTCCCGGCTGGCGCGGGAGGAAGGCTATCGCGTAGGCGAGGTGGACAGCCTGTTCTTCCGCGAGCAGGTCTTCCTGCTCAAGCAGGACATCACCGCCGGCCTCAAGGCGGCGCGGGAGCTCAACGAGCTCGCGGACCGCTACCGCTTCCCCTTCTACCAGATCTGGGCCAAGTTCATCCTGTCGCGCTACGAGACGGGCTTCGGCAACGCGCCGGGCGCCATCGCGGCGCTCAAGGAGGCCGCGGCTATCATCGAGGCTCAGCGCTCGGCCTTGGTCATCGACCAGCTCAAGGAGAGCTATCTCTTCAACCGCCAGGTGGTCTACGAGGCCTTGGTGGAGGTCCTGGCCCGGGAGGGGGATTCCGCCGGGGCTCTGGACTACGCGGAGCATTCCAAGGCCCGGTTGCTGGTGGACCTGCTCGCGGGCCAGGACCTCGGCCGCAGCCCCGCGGAACGCTCGCTGCTGCGCCAGGAACAGGCCGCCGACCAGGAGGTGGCGGGCCTGGGCAAGCGGCTGGCCGCGGCCCGCAGCGATCCGGCCGCCCAGGAGCTCCTCGCCGGCTTGGCCAAGGCCGAGGGCGCCTACCGGGACATCGTGGTCAAAGTCAAGCGCGAGAACACCGAGCTGGCCTCCTTGGTCTCGGTCCAGTCGCCGGCGCCGTCCGTCATCCAGGCCAGGCTCCCCGCCGACACCGCCTTGCTGGACTATTTCGTGACGGACCAGACCCTCTACGTCTGGGCCGTGGACCGGGACAAGGTGCACCTGGAGCGCGTCAAGCTCGGCCGCGAGGACCTGCGCGCGCTGGTGGCCTCGTTCCTGAAGGCCATCCAGGCCAAGGACCAGGCCGCGACCAAGGCCCTCTCCCAGAAGCTCTACGACATCCTGCTCAAGCCCATCCTGCCCTTCGTGACCGCGCCGAACATCGGCTTGGCGCCGCACGACGCGCTTTACTACCTGCCGTTCTCGGCCTTGAGCGACCAAGGCAAGTACCTGATCGAGAGTCGCGCCCTCTTCAGCCTGCCCAACGCGGGGGTGCTGGAGTACCTCGCCGAGCGCAAGCCGCAAGCCAGTCTCCGGGTCCTGGCCTTCGGCAACCCGGACCTGGGCCGGCGCGAGTTCGACCTGCCCTCCGCGGAGGCCGAGGTGGCGGCCATCAAGGGACGCTTCCCATCGGCCGTCGTGTTCACGGGCAAGGCCGCCACCGGGGAGAAGGCCAAGGAGCTGCTCGGGGGGGATTTCGACGTGGCCCACTTCGCGGCGCACGGCAACTACTCCGAGGAGACGCCGCTGGAATCCGGACTGCTTTTGGCGCCGACCGCGGCCGACGCGGGGCGCCTGAGCGCGCTGGACATCTTCAAGCTGCGCTTCAAGGGCAGCGCCGTGGTCCTGAGCGCCTGCAAGACGGCCTTGGGCCGCTCGGCCACGGGCAGCGAGATCGTGGGCTTGAACCGCTCCTTCCTCTACGCGGGCGCGCCGTCCGTGCTGGCGACCTTGTGGAGCATAGACGACAAGGCGACCGCCGAGCTGATGGGAAGCCTTTACGCCGGGCTGGAGAAGAAAGAGGGCCTGGCGGAGAGCCTGCGCCTGGCCCAGCTCGAGATGGTCCGCAAGGGCCTGGCCCCGTATTTCTGGGCCGCCTTCTTGGTCACCGGCCGCGGCTGA